The Anaeromusa acidaminophila DSM 3853 genome contains the following window.
CGGCACTGGCAATGACCTACTTAATGGTGGAGCAGGAAATGATACTCTTAATGGCGGTGCTGGTGCTGACATGATGATTGGCAGTACGGGTGATGATATATATGTTGTAGATAATGCTGGCGATGTGGTCAGCGAGAATGCGGATGGGGGGCGAGATTGGGTTAAAGCTGCTGTCAGCTATACTCTTGGCAGTAATGTGGAAGATTTAACTCTTACTGGTAGTGCGAGTGTTAATGCGATAGGCAATAGTCTAGATAATGTTCTTACTGGCAACACTGGGAACAATGTTCTTAATGGCGATACTGGCGATGATGTGTTAATTGGCGGTGTTGGTAATGATACATTAATCGGGGGAAGCGGCAATGACTCCTTGAATGGAGGAGCAGGGACTGATACGTATGTATTTGCCAAAGGCTTTGGAAAGGATGTAATTTTACGAGACAGCTATAATAGTCTGGATACCGTAGTCTTTGGAAGCGGTATTGCCGATGCCCGAGGTTCAGAGCTTTTATGCCGCCGTGAAGGAAACGATTTGATCATGAGTGCGACGTATGCCGATGGTACGACGTACGATGAACTGACGTTGCAGGGCTGGTATGAAAGCGCTGCCAACAAGATTACAAAATTCAATGTAAATGGTAAATCCTTTGTAATGAACGATTATATTCAAGGGACAGAAGGGGCAGATGCTGGCCTAAAGGGCGGCACCTACAACGATAAAATCGACGGCTTGGGCGGCGATGACACGATTTATGGCGGTGCCGGCGATGATAGTATATCCGGAGGAGAGGGCAGTAATACGCTGGACGGCGGGCTAGGAAATGATGAACTGCTCATCGATGTTGTCGGTGACAGTGTTGGTGAGCATAACTGGTTGTATGGCGGTGCTGGTAATGACCGTCTGACTGTCTGGGGCAACGATGAGAATATCCTCGATGGTGGGGCGGATAATGATACTCTGACAAGTTACGGAGTCAATAGTGTGCTGTATGGCGGTGCTGGCAATGATACCTACGTTGTGGCAGCAGGCATTATAAAAAACGCTGTGGGTGATACCAGCGGCATTGATAAAGTTCAGATTGTAAAAAAAGACGGAGCTCCTGCGAATATCAATGACTACACCTATGAATTGGTCAACAATAACCTAGTAATGACATCAACAACCGATACGACCGTTACGATAACCTTTGCCGACTGGATGAATCATCCGGTAGCGACGGTGCAGTTTGACGGGCAAGCTTTGAGTTGGCAGGAGTTTACTATTCAGGCACTGCACGCTAACTGGCAAGTGGCAGGCAACGCAGGAAACAATACTCTTACTGGTAATGCTGGAGTTGTTGATGTAATTTACGGCTATGCCGGCAATGATGTTCTTGACGGCGGTGCGGGTGTGGACGCTTTAATTGGCGGCATAGGAAATGATACGTATTTGGTGGACGGTGCGGATGCTGTATATGAAGAGGCTGGCGGAGGGGTAGACACAGTCCGCACAAGTGGAAGCTATAGGCTTGCAGCTAATGTTGAAAACCTGGAATTGACTGGTGTTGGTGATATTTCTGGCAGTGGAAATGAACTTAACAACATCATAACCGGGAATGGTGGGAATAACTGGCTTGATGGATTGCGCGGCGCTGATAAAATGAGCGGCGGTATGGGAAATGATACGTATATAGTCGATGACGCGAAGGATATAGTAGTGGAGAAGGAGTACGAGGGGATTGACACGGTTATTTCCAGCATTAGCTACAAGCTGGGTGAAACCCTGGAGAACCTAACGCTGTCTTGGAATTTTGGCAACCCCAATATAGACGGTACGGGAAATGCCAAGGACAATGTGCTGACTGGCAACAGCGGCAATAATACGTTATGGGGCTATGGAGGCAATGATCTGCTCGACGGCGGCAGCGGTATTGACAAATTATATGGCGGTATTGGAGATGATATCTATATTGTCGACAATGCTGCTGACGTGGTAATTGAATTGGCTAATGCCGGAGTGGATACGGTCCGTGCCAGTGTAAGCTATACGCTGGGGGACAATGTTGAAAATCTCGAATTAACAGGCAGTGGTGATATTGATGGTACTGGCAATGCGTTAGATAATACCATGACCGGCAACAGCGGTAAGAACACGTTGTTGGGAGGCGGCGGGAACGATACTTATATTATCGATAATGCTACTGACGTGGTAAGCGAACTGGCTAATGCTGGCTTGGATACGGTCCGTGCCAGTGTAAGCTATATACTGGGAGAGAATGTTGAAAATCTGGTCTTGACAGGCTTTGGTGCTATTGAGGGTACTGGCAACGCCTTAGACAATAAGATTACTGGCAACGCAGATAATAATACGTTATGGGGCGAGGCCGGCAATGATGTCCTTGACGGCGGTTACGGCAATGACAAAATGTATGGAGGTAGCGGGAACGACACCTATGTTGTTGACAGTTCCGCTGATGTGGTAATCGAACTAAGCGATGCCGGACTGGATACGGTCCATGCCAGTATAAGCTATACGCTGGGGGACAACGTTGAAAATCTAGAGTTGACAGGTGTTTATGATATTGGCGGTACTGGTAATGCCTTGGACAATACGATTACTGGCAATATGAGCGACAATATATTGTCTGGCGGTGCGGGCAATGATGTTTTAAATGGCGGTATGGGCAATGATATCTTAGAGGGAGATACGGGCAATGATATCTTAGACGGTGGTATGGGGGACGATATCTTTCGGTTTGGTGCGGATTTTGGTCATGATATTATCAATGATAGCGTCTTTAATGGCGGCGACACCATACGCTTTGAGAGCTTTGCCTCAACCGACATCGCCATTAGTTATGCTAATGAGGATCTGATTTTGACAGCAAAAGACGGCAGCAGCGTGACTGTGGAAAACTGGTGCAATAGTACGGAGAACAGCCGGATACACCAATTTCAGTTTGCTGATGGTGAAAAAGCAATTTATGGCACAAGTTGGGAAAAACCATTTAATATCGAGTTTGATTATACCTATGCAGGCGCATTTTTTACGGATGAGGTGAAAAATGTCTTAGACTATGCCGCTGGTTTATGGGAAAGGGTAATCTTGAACGATTTTGAGGATGTGGCCAGCGGCACACAGCTTTATATCGTGAATCCTAATACCGGTGTAGGTGAAGAAATTACTTCCTCTCAGCCTATTGATGATCTGCGCATTTATGTAGGCACAAGGGATCTGGAAAAAATAGGAGCCTTAGCGAGCGGGGGGCCAAGCACTAACAATACTCTGGATGATCGCTGGTCCAGTCAAACGGATTTTGAGCCATGCGTTGGCTCGATCGCTTTTGATGATACGCCCAGTTATTCGGGCGGTGAGACAGCTCAATGGTTTATTGACTCGACGCCGGAAACTGCCAATGATGTGGCTTCTGCAGGGGCTGGCAAGTTGGATTTCTTGACAACCGCTGTCCATGAAATCGGGCATGTATTAGGGATTGTGGGCGGTGTTAACGCCTGGGACAAATATATAAAGAATGAAAATGGTGCAATCTGGTTCACAGGAACAAATGCTAAGGCACAAAACGGCGGGCAGAATATTATAATGCTGGATAGCTCCCATCCGAACGGCTATGCCGCG
Protein-coding sequences here:
- a CDS encoding calcium-binding protein; the encoded protein is MDYSQECGKIVFVADDAGARTLMITHFDGITEELLSDFGDIRYPQWSMDGTKIIFMSNYGGGTYKVYVFEPNSGNSPMALVNGIYPVLSGDGTKIAYCNNDDGFKLYIANADGSNPAKVTDFDPGHFSWSPDKSKFVFTSNGTGVNGTYVMNQDGSGLKKISSYVTKDPAWSPDGQKIAFGSDNGIYVMSADGSGAKQVFAGGSVVRGPHWSSDGKMIVFGLTSEGTSADIWIVNADGSNPKNITNTLASEESPALWGTIFSTVVNGTGSVNGGTGNDLLNGGAGNDTLNGGAGADMMIGSTGDDIYVVDNAGDVVSENADGGRDWVKAAVSYTLGSNVEDLTLTGSASVNAIGNSLDNVLTGNTGNNVLNGDTGDDVLIGGVGNDTLIGGSGNDSLNGGAGTDTYVFAKGFGKDVILRDSYNSLDTVVFGSGIADARGSELLCRREGNDLIMSATYADGTTYDELTLQGWYESAANKITKFNVNGKSFVMNDYIQGTEGADAGLKGGTYNDKIDGLGGDDTIYGGAGDDSISGGEGSNTLDGGLGNDELLIDVVGDSVGEHNWLYGGAGNDRLTVWGNDENILDGGADNDTLTSYGVNSVLYGGAGNDTYVVAAGIIKNAVGDTSGIDKVQIVKKDGAPANINDYTYELVNNNLVMTSTTDTTVTITFADWMNHPVATVQFDGQALSWQEFTIQALHANWQVAGNAGNNTLTGNAGVVDVIYGYAGNDVLDGGAGVDALIGGIGNDTYLVDGADAVYEEAGGGVDTVRTSGSYRLAANVENLELTGVGDISGSGNELNNIITGNGGNNWLDGLRGADKMSGGMGNDTYIVDDAKDIVVEKEYEGIDTVISSISYKLGETLENLTLSWNFGNPNIDGTGNAKDNVLTGNSGNNTLWGYGGNDLLDGGSGIDKLYGGIGDDIYIVDNAADVVIELANAGVDTVRASVSYTLGDNVENLELTGSGDIDGTGNALDNTMTGNSGKNTLLGGGGNDTYIIDNATDVVSELANAGLDTVRASVSYILGENVENLVLTGFGAIEGTGNALDNKITGNADNNTLWGEAGNDVLDGGYGNDKMYGGSGNDTYVVDSSADVVIELSDAGLDTVHASISYTLGDNVENLELTGVYDIGGTGNALDNTITGNMSDNILSGGAGNDVLNGGMGNDILEGDTGNDILDGGMGDDIFRFGADFGHDIINDSVFNGGDTIRFESFASTDIAISYANEDLILTAKDGSSVTVENWCNSTENSRIHQFQFADGEKAIYGTSWEKPFNIEFDYTYAGAFFTDEVKNVLDYAAGLWERVILNDFEDVASGTQLYIVNPNTGVGEEITSSQPIDDLRIYVGTRDLEKIGALASGGPSTNNTLDDRWSSQTDFEPCVGSIAFDDTPSYSGGETAQWFIDSTPETANDVASAGAGKLDFLTTAVHEIGHVLGIVGGVNAWDKYIKNENGAIWFTGTNAKAQNGGQNIIMLDSSHPNGYAADMSGSTTPFYNNQAPVMSYGLYTDGGRLVPTAIELGMLQDIGYDITYESRYQL